One Podarcis muralis chromosome 1, rPodMur119.hap1.1, whole genome shotgun sequence genomic window carries:
- the LOC144326946 gene encoding uncharacterized protein LOC144326946, giving the protein MAGAATLSDLLEVAAGWALEFPSLLVLGDFNVHAYAAPSSQALDLVTSMATLGLSQFVLGPTHQAGHTLDLIFGAGIDVIMLPAVEVPWSDHYTLKAKIDFPLLPCLRRLMDPDRFHQALRDPAPPGNSLDDLVEDWNNRLLTAIDEIVPKRPLRPRQNRAPWLTEELQKMKRDLRWLERIWRWTSDRASRTSYRMLIKAYEMAMKAANKSYFAASIASASSRAAQLFRIIRFPQDLIGTQKL; this is encoded by the exons atggcaggagcagccaccctgtcagacctgctggaggtggcggcgggctgggccttggagttcccaagCCTATTggttttgggagacttcaacgtccatgcctatgctgccccctcctcacaggctctggacctagtgACCTCCATGGCAACActggggctctcccagtttgttttgggccccacccatcaagcaggccacaccctggatttgatctttggtgctggcatagatgtgatcatgctccccgctgtggaagtgccatggtctgatcactacactctgaaagccaagattgacttccCGCTCCTCCCCTGCTTGCGAAGGCTGATGGATCCTGACAGATTCCAtcaggccttgcgggaccctgctcctcctggcaactcattagatgaccttgtcgaggactggaataaccggctcttgacagccatcgatgagattgtgcctaagcgccctctgcgaccccgtcaAAACCGGGCCCCTTGGCTTACCGAGGAGCTCCAGAAAATGAAGAGGGATCTCAGATGGCTAGAGCGAATATGGCGATGGACTAGTGacagagcttcaagaacatcttataggatgCTTAtaaaagcctatgagatggctatgaaagctgcaAATAAATCTTACTTcgcagcttccattgcatccgctagctctcgcgcagcacaactttttagaataattag GTTCCCACAAGATCTCATTGGAACCCAGAAGCTGTAG